A genomic stretch from Candidatus Methanoperedens sp. includes:
- a CDS encoding 4Fe-4S dicluster domain-containing protein — protein sequence MNRRNLLKIGGTVVAASILGSETVLGSQDFEGNPDRLGMLTDTTRCIGCRRCEAACNKANNLPDAKTSFEDTSVFEEKRKPYVADVQSYTVVNRFEGEDGKPVYRKIQCMHCDEPACVTACPVAALTKSKEGPVVWNEKVCIGCRYCITACPFYVPAFEYSSAFEPKIQKCFLCNQRIKDGLIPACAEACPVEAIQFGKRKDLMKMAKQRIWGEPDKYIDHVYGETEAGGTGWLYISKLPFEKMGFPENIGTTSFPKLTKDFLGMVNLTLVTWPALLGGFYMATHKKPHEEHGQENKKENEKKPEEDIKHE from the coding sequence ATAAACAGGAGAAACCTGCTTAAAATAGGTGGAACGGTTGTTGCAGCAAGTATCCTTGGCAGCGAAACCGTTCTTGGCTCACAGGATTTCGAAGGAAATCCCGACCGCCTGGGTATGCTTACCGATACAACAAGGTGCATCGGATGCCGCCGCTGTGAAGCTGCATGTAACAAGGCTAATAATCTTCCAGATGCGAAAACATCATTTGAAGATACTTCTGTTTTCGAAGAAAAGAGGAAACCTTACGTCGCAGATGTGCAGTCATATACAGTTGTCAACAGGTTCGAGGGTGAGGACGGAAAACCGGTATATCGCAAGATCCAGTGCATGCATTGCGATGAGCCGGCATGTGTTACAGCCTGCCCGGTAGCTGCACTGACAAAATCAAAAGAAGGACCCGTGGTATGGAATGAAAAGGTGTGTATCGGATGCCGTTATTGTATCACAGCATGTCCGTTCTATGTCCCGGCCTTTGAATATTCAAGCGCTTTTGAACCGAAAATCCAGAAATGTTTCTTGTGCAACCAGAGGATAAAAGACGGTCTCATTCCTGCCTGCGCTGAAGCATGCCCTGTTGAAGCCATACAGTTCGGAAAAAGGAAAGACCTGATGAAAATGGCAAAGCAGAGAATATGGGGGGAGCCTGATAAATATATCGACCACGTGTATGGTGAAACCGAAGCCGGAGGAACTGGCTGGTTGTATATTTCAAAACTGCCATTTGAGAAAATGGGGTTCCCCGAAAATATCGGGACAACATCATTTCCGAAACTGACAAAGGATTTCCTGGGTATGGTAAATCTAACGCTTGTCACATGGCCTGCACTGCTTGGAGGTTTTTATATGGCGACACATAAGAAACCGCATGAAGAACATGGGCAGGAGAATAAGAAGGAGAATGAGAAAAAACCTGAGGAGGATATAAAACATGAATGA
- a CDS encoding cytochrome b/b6 domain-containing protein encodes MVELKFKRFTLNQRIQHIIFFTSFILLAYTGFPLKFPEEWWSRWMIESVGGFDNRTFIHHFSGLAMIGVSIYHVVYHILEKPRYEILFNLKDLEDFKQQVRYFLRYSDEHPKFGRYTWKQKFEYFGAGFGAVIMGFTGLLMWQPFEAMKYFPIGFVQIANLFHTWEAVLASIAIFIGHFYDEQFGKFPNLAWLTGNIPEEEMRHEHPLEYEEAMKSQKIANTENREHKEHKNILIVGFAKLVFTIIFLTICIWMVWISYNVLMEAVKTYVLNVV; translated from the coding sequence ATGGTAGAATTAAAATTCAAGAGGTTTACCCTGAACCAGCGCATACAGCATATAATATTTTTTACCTCATTTATCCTGCTTGCGTATACGGGTTTTCCTCTCAAGTTCCCCGAAGAATGGTGGTCAAGGTGGATGATAGAATCAGTAGGAGGATTCGATAACAGGACATTTATCCATCATTTTTCCGGCCTTGCAATGATAGGAGTGAGTATATATCATGTTGTTTACCATATACTTGAGAAACCCCGCTATGAAATACTGTTCAATCTTAAAGATCTCGAGGACTTCAAGCAGCAGGTACGGTATTTCCTGAGATATTCTGATGAGCATCCGAAATTCGGGAGATATACCTGGAAACAGAAATTCGAATATTTCGGGGCAGGATTCGGAGCAGTCATAATGGGTTTTACGGGATTATTGATGTGGCAGCCTTTTGAGGCCATGAAATATTTCCCGATAGGATTTGTGCAGATAGCGAACCTGTTTCATACATGGGAAGCTGTCCTTGCTTCCATTGCAATCTTTATAGGGCACTTCTATGATGAGCAGTTCGGGAAATTCCCAAATCTTGCATGGCTGACAGGGAATATTCCGGAAGAAGAAATGCGGCATGAGCATCCCCTGGAATATGAAGAAGCCATGAAAAGCCAGAAAATTGCAAATACGGAAAATAGGGAGCATAAGGAACACAAAAATATATTGATCGTGGGATTTGCGAAACTTGTGTTCACGATAATCTTCCTTACAATTTGCATCTGGATGGTGTGGATATCGTATAACGTTCTTATGGAAGCTGTTAAGACGTATGTCCTGAACGTGGTATAG
- a CDS encoding HlyC/CorC family transporter yields the protein MPDITFQIILIILLTIANGVFSMSEIAIISARKARLQQWVNEGNAKAQVALDLADSPNRLLSTVQIGITLIGILAGVLGGATIAEELSARLVFIPLFAPYSKAIALGTVVLGITYLTLVIGELVPKRMALHNPERIACIMAVPMRMLSRITAPAVHLLSISTDTVLRILGIRPVTEPPVTEEEINILIEQGMKAGTFEKAERDMVEQVFRLGDLRAGALMTPRTEIVWLDIEDSSQEIRHKIADSGHSRFPVGQGSLDNILGIVQIKDMLDLNMAGKTPDLRASMRRPLFVPESTHALKVLELFKKSGIHISLVVDEYGSVQGLVTLKDILEQIVGDIPSVEELEQPLAVQREDGSWLLDGMLLVDDFKKIFSIKELPGEGIYQTLGGFVLMHMGRIPVVGNHFEWNGLRFEVVDMDKNRIDKVLVMPSRKAPSAQQTK from the coding sequence ATGCCAGACATCACGTTTCAAATTATACTCATCATTTTACTTACCATTGCCAATGGTGTTTTTTCCATGTCCGAGATTGCCATTATTTCGGCACGCAAGGCACGGCTTCAGCAATGGGTCAATGAAGGCAATGCAAAGGCACAGGTTGCGCTGGATCTTGCAGATTCACCCAATCGTTTGCTATCCACGGTCCAAATTGGCATCACACTTATAGGCATACTGGCTGGCGTATTAGGCGGAGCAACCATAGCAGAGGAACTGTCTGCGCGCCTGGTCTTTATACCCTTATTTGCGCCCTACAGCAAAGCCATTGCTCTGGGTACTGTAGTTCTTGGAATTACATATCTTACTTTGGTTATTGGTGAACTTGTGCCCAAAAGGATGGCATTACATAACCCGGAACGGATAGCATGTATTATGGCCGTCCCTATGCGCATGTTATCCAGGATAACCGCGCCTGCGGTTCATCTGTTGAGCATTTCGACAGATACGGTACTCAGAATATTGGGCATACGACCGGTTACCGAACCGCCTGTAACAGAGGAAGAGATTAATATCCTGATCGAGCAGGGTATGAAAGCCGGAACGTTTGAAAAAGCAGAAAGGGATATGGTAGAGCAGGTATTTCGCCTGGGTGACCTGCGTGCAGGTGCATTGATGACGCCACGTACCGAGATAGTCTGGCTTGATATCGAAGATTCGTCCCAGGAAATACGACATAAAATAGCCGATAGCGGTCATTCCCGCTTTCCGGTAGGTCAGGGTAGTCTTGATAATATTCTTGGCATAGTGCAAATTAAGGACATGCTGGATCTTAACATGGCAGGCAAGACTCCTGATCTGAGGGCATCCATGCGCCGCCCGTTGTTTGTGCCCGAAAGTACGCACGCTTTGAAAGTTCTGGAACTATTCAAGAAATCCGGCATACATATCTCGCTCGTGGTCGATGAATACGGCAGTGTCCAGGGATTGGTAACACTAAAAGATATACTGGAACAGATCGTCGGGGATATACCATCAGTAGAGGAACTGGAGCAGCCACTGGCTGTGCAGCGCGAGGATGGCTCATGGCTTCTGGATGGAATGTTGCTCGTGGATGATTTCAAAAAGATATTCAGCATTAAAGAGCTGCCAGGAGAGGGCATCTATCAGACATTGGGCGGCTTTGTGCTGATGCATATGGGGCGTATCCCTGTTGTAGGCAACCATTTTGAATGGAACGGATTACGCTTTGAGGTAGTGGATATGGATAAAAACCGGATAGACAAGGTACTTGTCATGCCTTCCCGAAAAGCTCCTTCTGCACAACAAACCAAATAA
- a CDS encoding class I SAM-dependent methyltransferase, with translation MDKIACSVNSLYEKYPYPSLPIRNENDLVKKLHANVMSKILFSAGLDPSSLSGKEILDAGCGTGEKSCYFAYCGAKVTSIDLSCSSLAKGKKLAQDFNLKIDFNRCDIMDFKTLNRFDHIFCMGVLHHTNDPYGRFRVLADLCKPGGTITIGLYNRYGRFLHRAKRMWIKLNAGEDIDRRMSFVERSIYGRKFKNIHEQAYAADKYANPYESYHSVIEVIRWFDKNNISYIGSYPHTDIGYFRSFLTQLKWLRSNNGFFIISGRKN, from the coding sequence ATGGACAAGATCGCATGCTCTGTAAATTCATTGTATGAGAAATACCCCTACCCCTCTCTTCCAATTCGCAATGAAAACGACCTTGTAAAAAAACTCCATGCCAACGTGATGTCAAAAATACTCTTCTCGGCAGGATTGGATCCATCTTCATTATCAGGAAAAGAAATTCTTGATGCCGGCTGCGGAACAGGGGAAAAGTCCTGTTACTTTGCATATTGCGGGGCAAAAGTAACCTCAATAGACCTGAGTTGTTCCTCACTTGCAAAGGGAAAAAAACTTGCACAGGATTTCAATCTAAAGATAGATTTCAACAGATGTGATATCATGGATTTTAAGACCCTGAACAGGTTTGATCATATTTTCTGCATGGGGGTGCTGCATCATACAAACGATCCTTACGGGCGATTCCGGGTGCTTGCAGATCTCTGTAAACCCGGAGGAACAATAACGATCGGTTTATATAACAGGTATGGGCGTTTTCTTCACAGGGCAAAAAGGATGTGGATAAAACTGAACGCAGGAGAAGATATTGACCGGAGGATGTCGTTTGTTGAAAGGTCAATATATGGGCGAAAATTTAAAAATATCCATGAACAGGCTTATGCGGCTGATAAGTATGCTAATCCTTATGAAAGTTATCATTCGGTCATTGAAGTGATCCGATGGTTCGATAAGAACAATATCTCATATATAGGGTCATATCCTCATACTGATATCGGCTATTTCAGGTCTTTTTTGACACAGTTGAAATGGTTAAGAAGTAATAACGGGTTTTTCATAATTTCAGGAAGGAAAAATTGA
- a CDS encoding lipoate--protein ligase family protein: MKDRWRFIDLDKIDGFKSAALFESIAKHVGSGLSPDTIFFWRVRSPVIYLGYHQCVEDEINTAYCIENNIGIVRRILGGGCGFCDENQILFSCIGKEGDIIPPDIQAAYEKVLGGVVNALITLGIRGEIEPSRNAVYSKGRKISGNAQGRLDGAVLVNGSLLMDFDFRLMDRVLKNPTKNLYPVAAAREGMITLKDMGITDIDIVKKSLREGFETALGIGTYQGILTENEINTANQLLGKYKSQNWTYRMDIKRALRKTSSLPLPQ; the protein is encoded by the coding sequence TTGAAAGACAGATGGCGTTTTATTGATCTTGATAAAATTGATGGTTTTAAAAGTGCAGCGCTGTTTGAATCTATTGCAAAACATGTTGGTTCTGGCCTTTCTCCGGACACTATCTTTTTCTGGCGCGTGAGATCACCGGTAATATATCTTGGTTATCACCAATGTGTGGAAGACGAAATAAATACCGCTTATTGCATAGAAAACAATATCGGGATAGTAAGAAGAATCCTGGGAGGGGGATGCGGATTTTGCGATGAGAATCAGATACTTTTCTCTTGTATTGGTAAAGAGGGCGACATCATACCTCCTGATATCCAGGCTGCTTATGAAAAAGTACTTGGAGGGGTAGTGAACGCTTTGATTACACTTGGCATTAGAGGTGAAATTGAACCTTCACGAAATGCTGTTTATTCAAAAGGCCGAAAGATTTCAGGAAATGCACAGGGACGTCTTGACGGAGCAGTGCTGGTCAATGGAAGTCTCCTTATGGATTTTGATTTCAGGCTTATGGACAGGGTACTTAAGAATCCCACCAAAAACCTTTACCCTGTAGCCGCTGCGCGTGAAGGGATGATAACCCTGAAAGATATGGGAATAACGGATATTGATATTGTGAAAAAATCTTTGAGAGAAGGTTTTGAAACAGCGCTTGGCATAGGGACATATCAGGGAATACTAACAGAAAACGAGATCAATACAGCAAATCAATTATTGGGGAAGTATAAAAGCCAAAACTGGACATACAGGATGGATATTAAACGGGCGCTGAGGAAAACTTCTTCCTTGCCTCTTCCTCAGTGA
- a CDS encoding PGF-pre-PGF domain-containing protein: MRLVFHEIFLFFLMAIIAGSTAIPTAIAAAVYPDRLPSNISAGQTFDIGVKVDPQGVAIAGAQIDISYDKSVLKINSITEGSLFKQYGATTIFNGGVIDNSLGRAVNIYVSIIGQKNVQIPGTFVIINFTALNSTNGPQINLENVRVVDPDGNQVYPAPVSTPVKQEKETGGSVSGAGGNSGENYTNIELIEKYDLYIYKNVTTSYRFKEQTNPIVFINITGNSNPAEITTSVEVLKNTSTLVKSSASGLVYKNVNIWAGYFGYATPDNIKHAEVVFRVPVEWMEANNINPDSIEMMRYDDGWQSLPTRKIGTYSNSNINILYESSTIGFSFFAIKGNKSTGEMNNRPETTITQPEDQANLNNYLLVVIFAGIVTGSILINKIRTLKKK; the protein is encoded by the coding sequence ATGAGACTGGTTTTCCATGAAATTTTTTTATTTTTCTTAATGGCCATTATTGCAGGATCAACTGCTATTCCAACTGCTATTGCTGCGGCTGTTTACCCTGACAGGCTTCCGTCCAATATTTCTGCTGGCCAGACCTTTGATATTGGAGTAAAAGTTGATCCTCAGGGTGTAGCGATTGCAGGTGCCCAGATTGATATATCGTATGATAAATCCGTACTTAAGATAAACAGCATCACGGAAGGAAGTCTCTTCAAACAGTATGGGGCGACTACAATTTTTAATGGCGGTGTAATAGATAATTCGCTTGGCAGGGCAGTAAATATCTATGTATCTATTATAGGACAAAAAAACGTTCAAATTCCCGGGACCTTTGTTATTATCAATTTTACTGCCCTTAATTCTACAAATGGTCCACAGATCAATCTTGAAAATGTCCGGGTCGTTGACCCGGATGGAAATCAAGTTTATCCGGCTCCTGTTTCGACACCTGTCAAGCAGGAAAAAGAAACAGGCGGTTCTGTCTCCGGAGCAGGAGGTAATTCGGGTGAAAACTATACAAACATTGAGCTCATAGAAAAATATGATCTTTATATTTACAAGAATGTCACAACTTCTTACAGGTTTAAGGAACAAACAAATCCAATAGTTTTCATAAATATTACAGGTAATTCAAATCCAGCTGAAATAACTACTTCCGTAGAAGTATTAAAAAACACTTCTACCCTTGTAAAATCCAGCGCTTCCGGATTGGTCTATAAGAATGTCAATATCTGGGCAGGGTATTTTGGATATGCTACACCAGATAACATAAAACATGCCGAAGTAGTATTCAGGGTGCCTGTTGAATGGATGGAAGCCAATAATATCAATCCCGACTCTATTGAAATGATGCGATATGATGATGGATGGCAATCTTTACCTACAAGAAAGATCGGAACGTATAGTAATAGTAATATTAATATCCTGTATGAATCCAGTACTATTGGTTTTTCATTTTTTGCAATAAAAGGAAATAAATCAACCGGGGAAATGAATAATCGTCCTGAAACCACAATTACTCAACCGGAAGATCAGGCCAATTTAAACAATTATCTATTGGTTGTTATCTTCGCGGGCATTGTAACAGGTTCAATCCTGATTAATAAAATAAGAACGCTTAAGAAGAAATAA
- the lysA gene encoding diaminopimelate decarboxylase — protein MFTIKDHLEIRNHHLIIGGADTTVLAEQFGTPLYVTNESRVISNFSEYRKAFPDAEINYAAKANGSFAILRMLAREGAGADVFSFGELYMALLAGIGREKILFNGNSKTDFELQKAVEMGIKVSVDSLDELRTLSKIADSLGKTVEIAFRVNPDVSAKTHPKISTGLRTSKFGIPSEEVVGAYKEANKLPGIVPAGIHCHIGSQILDTTPFTEATHKMMDLVEKITGLGINLEFVDMGSGLGIPYKKDEGQAPTPLDHANAILPVFEERTKAIGISPRLVLEPGRFIVADTTILLARVNTVKKAAKNFVGVDAGFNLLVRPTMYDSYHHIVVANKANSRPEDIYTIVGPICETGDIFAKDRTLPHIEKGDLVALLDAGAYGFSMSSQYNGRPRCAEVLVKDGEAEVIRNREDFVDLLNGQKLPARLM, from the coding sequence ATGTTCACAATAAAAGATCATCTTGAAATCAGGAATCATCATCTTATTATTGGCGGCGCTGATACCACCGTCCTTGCAGAACAGTTTGGAACTCCCCTGTACGTTACTAATGAATCCAGGGTCATCAGTAATTTCTCAGAATACAGGAAGGCTTTCCCTGATGCTGAAATAAATTATGCGGCCAAAGCCAATGGAAGCTTTGCCATCCTCAGGATGCTTGCGCGGGAAGGGGCTGGCGCTGATGTTTTCAGTTTCGGCGAGCTTTATATGGCGCTTCTTGCCGGAATCGGGCGTGAGAAAATCCTCTTTAATGGCAATTCAAAGACTGATTTTGAACTGCAAAAAGCAGTGGAAATGGGTATAAAAGTCTCTGTGGATTCTCTTGATGAACTTCGCACATTATCAAAAATAGCTGATTCCCTGGGTAAAACAGTAGAGATCGCATTCCGTGTCAATCCCGATGTCTCTGCAAAGACCCATCCTAAAATATCAACCGGCCTTCGGACTTCAAAATTCGGGATTCCTTCAGAGGAAGTTGTGGGTGCATATAAAGAGGCGAATAAACTTCCAGGGATCGTACCGGCTGGCATTCACTGCCATATCGGGTCCCAGATACTGGATACAACGCCTTTCACCGAAGCTACCCATAAAATGATGGATCTTGTTGAAAAAATAACGGGGCTTGGAATAAATCTTGAATTCGTGGACATGGGTTCGGGTCTTGGTATACCTTATAAAAAGGATGAAGGACAGGCCCCAACACCTCTTGACCATGCAAATGCGATCCTTCCGGTATTTGAAGAAAGGACAAAAGCTATTGGAATATCACCCCGGCTTGTGCTTGAGCCCGGACGTTTTATTGTTGCAGATACGACCATCCTCCTTGCACGCGTCAATACAGTAAAGAAAGCGGCAAAGAATTTTGTTGGTGTAGATGCAGGTTTTAATCTTCTTGTCCGCCCCACCATGTATGACTCATATCATCATATTGTTGTTGCAAATAAAGCAAATTCCAGACCTGAGGACATTTACACGATCGTCGGGCCAATATGCGAGACCGGGGATATTTTCGCAAAGGATAGAACCCTGCCGCATATTGAAAAAGGCGACCTGGTCGCTCTGCTGGATGCCGGAGCATACGGCTTTAGCATGAGCAGCCAGTATAACGGAAGACCCCGGTGTGCTGAAGTACTGGTAAAAGACGGAGAGGCGGAAGTCATAAGGAACCGGGAGGACTTTGTGGACCTGCTTAACGGGCAGAAGCTTCCGGCAAGGTTGATGTGA
- a CDS encoding PGF-CTERM sorting domain-containing protein: MTKKILAVVLAVFMLLVVAFPVSAAVQATKVEVRGSVWNQGDNLTDASWNSQKFAGFYYDLKNNLTTERLDFLAAPDRSNPEDTIRYRTGIVPVDFKVYEKEGLYVTNTSGVRATNYSVVGWQAEKWVAVNPTNVAKIAKLALEMDKEEKRTLTTGETWSLGAGYEININAIDARTTPRQAWFTLKKDGAVIDEGIAQAPGTSGKQPAVYYKTKTILGESDALLFTVYVDNIFSGATSDMVQFKYAWLIDESTAKEIKSADQYGVFEVRGTTGTINMTNKNSVSLSSNSDTTLMGNLKFRVADNSSFLRFYPFVEYTAPGTYEVRGAVWNEGDGTAAASWNSQKFAGFYYDLKNNLTTERLDFLAAPGRSNPEDTIRYRTGIVPVDFKVYEKEGLYVTNTSGVRATNYSVVGWQAEKWVAVNPTNVAKIAKLALEMDKEEKRTLTTGETWSLGAGYEININAIDARTTPRQAWFTLKKDGAVIDEGIAQAPGTSGKQPAVYYKTKTILGESDALLFTVYVDNIFSGATSDMVQFKYAWLIDESTAKEIKSADQYGVFEVRGTTGTINMTNKNSVSLSSNSETTLMGELKFKIADNSSTLRFYPKIDYVVGNGTTVTTGTAVTTPRGTVRATPGATATLTVVPTTPKPAETGVAETPKPAATTPTEPGFELVFAVAGLLAVAYLVLRQRK; this comes from the coding sequence ATGACGAAAAAAATATTAGCTGTTGTATTAGCAGTGTTTATGCTATTAGTAGTAGCATTTCCTGTAAGTGCAGCAGTACAGGCAACAAAAGTTGAAGTACGTGGGTCTGTATGGAATCAGGGTGATAACCTTACAGATGCTTCATGGAATTCCCAGAAATTTGCAGGTTTCTACTATGACCTCAAAAATAACCTGACAACAGAACGGTTAGATTTCCTGGCCGCACCCGACAGGTCAAATCCAGAAGATACAATTCGATACAGAACAGGAATAGTACCTGTTGACTTCAAAGTATATGAGAAGGAAGGTCTATATGTAACAAATACTTCAGGTGTCAGAGCAACAAATTACAGCGTTGTTGGCTGGCAGGCTGAGAAATGGGTAGCTGTTAACCCAACTAATGTTGCAAAGATCGCCAAACTTGCGTTAGAAATGGACAAGGAAGAGAAGAGAACACTCACAACAGGTGAAACATGGTCTCTTGGCGCAGGTTATGAAATTAACATCAATGCAATAGATGCAAGAACAACACCGAGACAGGCATGGTTCACATTAAAGAAAGATGGAGCCGTAATTGATGAAGGTATTGCTCAGGCACCAGGAACAAGCGGAAAACAACCAGCAGTTTACTATAAGACAAAGACAATCCTTGGCGAATCAGATGCGCTCCTGTTCACAGTATATGTTGATAATATCTTCTCAGGCGCAACTTCTGATATGGTACAGTTCAAATATGCATGGCTCATAGATGAAAGCACTGCCAAAGAGATCAAATCTGCAGATCAATATGGCGTGTTTGAAGTACGCGGCACAACCGGTACCATCAACATGACTAACAAGAACTCAGTCAGCTTGAGCAGCAACTCAGACACAACCCTCATGGGAAATTTGAAATTTAGAGTTGCTGACAATTCAAGCTTCCTTAGATTCTACCCATTTGTGGAATATACTGCCCCTGGAACATATGAAGTAAGAGGAGCTGTATGGAATGAAGGCGATGGAACAGCCGCTGCTTCATGGAACTCCCAGAAATTTGCAGGTTTCTACTATGACCTCAAAAATAACCTGACAACAGAACGGTTAGATTTCTTGGCCGCACCCGGCAGGTCAAATCCAGAAGATACAATTCGATACAGAACAGGAATAGTACCTGTTGACTTCAAAGTATATGAGAAGGAAGGTCTATATGTAACAAATACTTCAGGTGTCAGAGCAACAAATTACAGCGTTGTTGGCTGGCAGGCTGAGAAATGGGTAGCTGTTAACCCAACTAATGTTGCAAAGATCGCCAAACTTGCGTTAGAAATGGACAAGGAAGAGAAGAGAACACTCACAACAGGTGAAACATGGTCTCTTGGCGCAGGTTATGAAATTAACATCAATGCAATAGATGCAAGAACAACACCGAGACAGGCATGGTTCACATTAAAGAAAGATGGAGCCGTAATTGATGAAGGTATTGCTCAGGCACCAGGAACAAGCGGAAAACAACCAGCAGTTTACTATAAGACAAAGACAATCCTTGGCGAATCAGATGCGCTCCTGTTCACAGTATATGTTGATAATATCTTCTCAGGCGCAACTTCTGATATGGTACAGTTCAAATATGCATGGCTCATAGATGAAAGCACTGCCAAAGAGATCAAATCCGCAGATCAATATGGCGTGTTTGAAGTACGCGGCACAACCGGTACCATCAACATGACCAACAAGAACTCAGTCAGTTTGAGCAGCAACTCGGAAACAACCCTCATGGGCGAACTTAAATTCAAGATAGCTGACAACAGCTCCACCTTGAGATTCTACCCCAAGATTGACTACGTGGTCGGTAATGGAACAACAGTTACAACAGGAACGGCAGTAACAACTCCAAGAGGAACTGTTAGAGCCACACCTGGTGCGACAGCAACCCTCACAGTAGTTCCGACAACACCCAAACCAGCTGAAACAGGAGTAGCAGAGACTCCCAAACCAGCCGCAACAACTCCAACAGAGCCAGGCTTTGAGTTAGTATTCGCAGTCGCAGGCTTGCTCGCAGTAGCATACCTCGTACTGAGACAGAGAAAGTAA
- the larC gene encoding nickel pincer cofactor biosynthesis protein LarC, whose amino-acid sequence MKTIIFDPFCGASGDMTIAALIDLGADSEKIKTAMELAANVEVKISRSDKKGISACSVEVSTKKEGSSTLSEIIARIKALDIPSIVIADAISIFNILGKAEAKIHGTTLEKLHFHELGQEDAIADIIGACTAFHNLGLKDYRIYCTPVSVGMGFIEFSHGKFPVPAPAALEILKEYSLPWQTGPVDGELLTPTGAALLAHFVNEKGIIPVIKAHKISYGAGSKDRNVPNVLRIIEGEIDDALITDMIEMLETNVDDVTGQVLGHLIEELLTAGARDVSIIPATMKKGRSGHIIQVISKPEDSPALARKIIEETGSLGVRIIPIKHRLIAQREMDKVSVILNDKEYEIAVKIARDLRGVLLNISAEFEDCKRVSKESGIPVRDVIRLTEEEARKKFSSAPV is encoded by the coding sequence ATGAAAACTATCATTTTTGATCCTTTCTGCGGCGCATCGGGCGACATGACAATAGCTGCTCTTATCGATCTTGGGGCAGATTCAGAAAAAATCAAAACAGCAATGGAGCTTGCAGCCAATGTTGAGGTCAAAATATCCAGATCGGACAAGAAAGGGATCTCTGCCTGTTCAGTCGAGGTTTCAACTAAAAAAGAAGGAAGCTCTACATTATCGGAAATCATTGCCAGGATAAAAGCCCTGGATATTCCTTCTATTGTTATCGCGGATGCAATTTCAATCTTTAATATTCTTGGAAAAGCTGAAGCAAAGATACATGGAACAACTCTTGAAAAACTGCATTTTCATGAACTGGGGCAGGAAGATGCGATTGCGGATATTATAGGGGCATGTACTGCATTCCATAACCTGGGATTAAAAGATTATCGGATTTACTGCACACCTGTATCAGTTGGAATGGGATTTATTGAGTTCTCTCATGGGAAATTTCCCGTACCTGCGCCCGCCGCACTTGAGATTTTAAAAGAATATTCCCTGCCCTGGCAGACGGGGCCTGTAGACGGGGAATTGCTTACACCCACGGGAGCAGCCCTTCTTGCCCATTTTGTAAATGAGAAGGGAATAATCCCGGTGATAAAAGCGCACAAAATAAGCTATGGTGCAGGAAGCAAAGACCGTAATGTCCCAAACGTGCTGCGAATTATCGAAGGCGAGATAGATGACGCGCTTATTACGGATATGATCGAGATGCTTGAAACAAATGTGGATGATGTCACAGGCCAGGTGCTGGGGCATTTGATAGAAGAATTATTGACAGCAGGGGCAAGAGATGTCTCTATTATTCCCGCAACCATGAAAAAAGGGCGAAGCGGCCATATTATCCAGGTGATCTCAAAACCTGAGGATTCACCCGCCCTTGCAAGGAAGATCATCGAGGAAACAGGTTCTCTTGGCGTAAGGATAATACCAATAAAACACAGGTTGATCGCGCAAAGAGAAATGGATAAAGTTTCAGTTATTCTAAATGACAAAGAGTATGAAATCGCAGTGAAAATTGCCAGGGATTTGAGGGGTGTTTTGCTGAATATATCCGCAGAATTCGAGGATTGCAAGAGGGTTTCAAAGGAATCAGGTATTCCTGTAAGGGATGTTATCCGGCTCACTGAGGAAGAGGCAAGGAAGAAGTTTTCCTCAGCGCCCGTTTAA